The following are from one region of the Actinomyces sp. oral taxon 897 genome:
- the rpoB gene encoding DNA-directed RNA polymerase subunit beta — protein sequence MAASSTSAPTAADIAARTASRRVNFAKIAEPMQAPNLLGLQTDSFDWLVGNSAWRARVDAANAVRPGSLPETSGLEEIFSEISPIEDFGETMALSFHDHRFEEPKYTAEECQEKDLTYSAPLYVVADFENFVTGEIKSQTVFMGDFPLMTDKGTFIVNGSERVVVSQLVRSPGVYFERTTEKATDKYVHNVKFIPSRGAWLEFEVDKSDRVAVRIDRKRKQDVTVFLLALGLDEAEIRKEFDGYPVLTAALDEDRKITTQDEALLDIYKKIRPGEPPSVEAGRTLLENFYFNPKRYDLAKVGRYKINKKLGLTADLTESVLRIDDITTALRYLLALHSGVKSIEGVRNGEVTQIPVEYDDIDHLGNRRIRAVGELIQAQVRTGMSRMERQVRERMTTQDVEAITPNTLINIRPVTAAIKEFFGTSQLSQFMDQNNPLAGLTHKRRLSALGPGGLSRERASMDVRDVHTSHYGRMCPIESPEGPNIGLIGSLATYGRINPFGFIETPYRVVRDGRVTDETHYLTADDEDRHVIAQANVALTADGHFAESHVLCRVTGGEPALVPASQVDLMDVSPRQMVSVGTSLIPFLEHDDANRALMGANMQRQAVPLIRPDAPLVGTGMERRTAVDAGDVLVATKPGVVTEVCADFVRVANDDGTTKVYKVAKFRRSNQGNCYNQRVVATEGERVETGSVLADGPATAEGDLALGQNMLVAFMTWEGLNYEDAIIVSQRVVSEDMLTSIHIEEHEVDARDTKLGAEEITRDIPNVSEETLANLDERGIIRIGAEVRSGDILVGKVTPKGETELTSEERLLRAIFGEKAREVRDTSLRVPHGEYGIVIGVHEFDAASDDAELPAGVNRLVRVHIAQRRKITVGDKLSGRHGNKGVISKILPVEDMPFLADGTPVDVILNPLGVPSRMNVGQILELHLGWVASRGWDATAAREAGEEWATRLPEAGVSAEPRTPVATPVFDGVRDDELMGLLDSTLPSPDGVQLVAPNGKARLFDGRSGEPFPYPVSVGYMYILKLHHLVDDKIHARSTGPYSMITQQPLGGKAQFGGQRFGEMEVWAMEAYGAAHALQEILTVKSDDVNGRVKVYEAIVKGEDIPEPGIPESFKVLMKEMQSLCLNVEALDAEGSVIGLDDTDDDSRRAAEELGFDLGRRPGGATASTIDEI from the coding sequence TTGGCTGCCTCGAGCACCTCTGCACCTACCGCCGCCGACATCGCCGCACGTACCGCCTCGCGTCGCGTCAACTTCGCCAAGATCGCCGAGCCCATGCAGGCCCCCAACCTGCTGGGGCTCCAGACGGACAGCTTCGACTGGCTCGTAGGGAACTCGGCGTGGCGCGCCCGCGTGGACGCCGCCAACGCCGTGCGTCCCGGCTCCCTGCCCGAGACCTCGGGGCTGGAGGAGATCTTCTCCGAGATCTCCCCGATCGAGGACTTCGGGGAGACCATGGCGCTCTCCTTCCACGACCACCGCTTCGAGGAGCCGAAGTACACGGCCGAGGAGTGCCAGGAGAAGGATCTCACCTACTCCGCTCCCCTGTACGTCGTCGCGGATTTTGAGAACTTTGTCACGGGTGAGATCAAGTCCCAGACCGTCTTCATGGGTGACTTCCCGCTCATGACGGACAAGGGTACCTTCATTGTCAACGGCTCCGAGCGCGTCGTCGTCTCCCAGCTGGTGCGCAGCCCCGGCGTGTACTTTGAGCGGACCACCGAGAAGGCCACGGACAAGTACGTCCACAACGTCAAGTTCATCCCCTCGCGCGGCGCCTGGCTGGAGTTCGAGGTGGACAAGTCCGACCGCGTGGCCGTGCGCATCGACCGCAAGCGCAAGCAGGACGTCACCGTGTTCCTGCTGGCCCTGGGCCTGGACGAGGCCGAGATCCGCAAGGAGTTCGACGGCTACCCGGTGCTCACCGCCGCCCTGGACGAGGACCGCAAGATCACCACCCAGGACGAGGCCCTCCTGGACATCTACAAGAAGATCCGCCCCGGCGAGCCGCCCAGCGTGGAGGCCGGCCGCACCCTGCTGGAGAACTTCTACTTCAACCCCAAGCGCTACGACCTGGCCAAGGTCGGCCGCTACAAGATCAACAAGAAGCTGGGCCTGACCGCCGACCTGACCGAGTCGGTCCTGCGCATTGACGACATCACCACCGCCCTGCGCTACCTGCTGGCCCTCCACAGCGGCGTCAAGAGCATCGAGGGCGTGCGCAACGGCGAGGTCACCCAGATCCCCGTCGAGTACGACGACATCGACCACCTGGGCAACCGCCGTATCCGCGCCGTCGGAGAGCTCATCCAGGCCCAGGTGCGTACCGGCATGAGCCGCATGGAGCGCCAGGTGCGCGAGCGCATGACCACCCAGGACGTGGAGGCCATCACGCCCAACACCCTGATCAATATCCGCCCCGTGACGGCGGCCATCAAGGAGTTCTTCGGGACCAGCCAGCTGAGCCAGTTCATGGACCAGAACAACCCCCTGGCGGGCCTGACCCACAAGCGCCGTCTGAGCGCCCTGGGCCCCGGGGGCCTGTCGCGTGAGCGCGCCTCCATGGACGTGCGTGACGTCCACACCTCCCACTACGGGCGAATGTGCCCCATCGAGTCCCCCGAGGGCCCCAATATCGGCCTCATCGGCTCCCTGGCCACCTACGGGCGCATTAACCCCTTCGGCTTTATCGAGACCCCCTACCGGGTGGTCAGGGACGGGCGCGTCACCGACGAGACCCACTACCTGACGGCCGACGACGAGGACCGCCACGTCATCGCCCAGGCCAATGTCGCCCTGACCGCCGACGGGCACTTCGCCGAGAGCCACGTCCTGTGCCGGGTCACCGGCGGCGAGCCGGCCCTGGTCCCCGCCAGCCAGGTGGACCTCATGGACGTCTCCCCGCGCCAGATGGTCTCGGTGGGCACCTCCCTCATCCCCTTCCTGGAGCACGACGACGCCAACCGCGCCCTCATGGGCGCCAATATGCAGCGCCAGGCCGTGCCCCTCATCCGCCCCGACGCCCCCCTGGTGGGTACCGGCATGGAGCGGCGCACCGCCGTGGACGCCGGGGACGTGCTGGTGGCCACCAAGCCCGGCGTCGTCACCGAGGTCTGCGCCGACTTCGTGCGCGTGGCGAACGACGACGGCACCACCAAGGTCTACAAGGTCGCCAAGTTCCGCCGCTCCAACCAGGGCAACTGCTACAACCAGCGGGTCGTGGCCACCGAGGGCGAGCGGGTGGAGACCGGGTCCGTCCTGGCCGACGGCCCCGCCACCGCCGAGGGCGACCTGGCCCTGGGCCAGAACATGCTCGTGGCCTTTATGACCTGGGAGGGCCTGAACTACGAGGACGCCATTATCGTCTCCCAGCGCGTGGTCAGCGAGGACATGCTCACCTCGATCCACATTGAGGAGCACGAGGTGGACGCCCGCGACACCAAGCTGGGCGCCGAGGAGATCACCCGCGACATCCCCAACGTCAGCGAGGAGACCCTGGCCAACCTCGACGAGCGCGGCATTATCCGCATTGGCGCCGAGGTCCGCAGCGGCGACATCCTGGTGGGCAAGGTCACCCCCAAGGGGGAGACCGAGCTGACGAGCGAGGAGCGCCTGCTGCGCGCCATCTTCGGGGAGAAGGCCCGGGAGGTGCGTGACACCTCCCTGCGCGTGCCCCACGGCGAGTACGGCATCGTCATCGGCGTCCACGAGTTCGACGCCGCCTCCGACGACGCCGAGCTGCCCGCGGGCGTCAACCGCCTGGTGCGCGTCCACATCGCCCAGCGCCGCAAGATCACCGTGGGCGACAAGCTCTCCGGGCGCCACGGCAACAAGGGCGTCATCTCCAAGATCCTGCCCGTGGAGGACATGCCCTTCCTGGCCGACGGCACCCCGGTGGACGTCATCCTCAACCCCCTGGGCGTGCCCAGCCGCATGAACGTGGGCCAGATCCTCGAGCTCCACCTGGGCTGGGTGGCCTCCCGCGGCTGGGACGCCACCGCGGCCCGCGAGGCCGGTGAGGAGTGGGCCACCCGCCTGCCCGAGGCCGGGGTGTCCGCCGAGCCCCGCACCCCCGTGGCCACCCCCGTCTTCGACGGCGTGCGCGACGACGAGCTCATGGGCCTGCTGGACTCCACCCTGCCCAGCCCCGACGGGGTCCAGCTGGTGGCCCCCAACGGCAAGGCCCGCCTGTTCGACGGCCGCTCCGGGGAGCCCTTCCCCTACCCGGTCTCGGTGGGCTACATGTACATCCTCAAGCTGCACCACCTGGTGGACGACAAGATCCACGCCCGCTCCACGGGCCCCTACTCCATGATCACCCAGCAGCCCCTGGGTGGTAAGGCCCAGTTCGGCGGCCAGCGTTTCGGCGAGATGGAGGTGTGGGCCATGGAGGCCTACGGCGCCGCCCACGCCCTCCAGGAGATCCTCACCGTCAAGTCCGACGACGTCAACGGCCGGGTCAAGGTCTACGAGGCCATTGTCAAGGGCGAGGACATCCCCGAGCCCGGCATCCCGGAGTCCTTCAAGGTGCTCATGAAGGAGATGCAGTCCCTGTGCCTGAACGTCGAGGCCCTGGACGCCGAGGGCAGCGTCATCGGCCTGGACGACACCGACGACGACTCGCGCCGCGCCGCCGAGGAGCTCGGCTTCGACCTGGGCCGACGTCCGGGCGGGGCCACCGCCTCCACGATCGACGAGATCTGA
- the rpoC gene encoding DNA-directed RNA polymerase subunit beta' codes for MLDANVFDRIQLGLATAEDIRSWSHGEVKKPETINYRTLKPEKDGLFCEKIFGPTRDWECACGKYKRVRYKGIVCERCGVEVTRSKVRRERMAHIKLAAPVTHIWYFKGVPSRLGYLLNLAPKDLEKVIYFAAYMVTEVDEEGRHDDLPSLRAELEVKKKHVQEAGEADVEARQRRLEEDLAASEAEGADTAHRDKLRKTAEREIGALRRKNARVLEHMDRVWDRFVSLKVGDLEGDEVLYRDMKADYGIYFEGAMGAEAIQARLRAFDLDKEAESLAEIVASGTGQRKTRAIKRLKVINAFRLTGTAPESMVLDSIPVIPPDLRPMVQLDGGRFATSDLNDLYRRVINRNNRLKRLMELEAPTIIVNNEKRMLQDAVDALFDNGRRGRPVTGVGNRPLKSLSDMLKGKQGRFRQNLLGKRVDYSGRSVIVVGPQLALHQCGLPSQMALELFKPFVMKRLVELKEAQNVKAAKRMVERANPKVWDVLAEVIREHPVLLNRAPTLHRLGIQAFEPQLIEGKAIQLHPLVCGAFNADFDGDQMAVHLPLGAEAQAEARILMLSSNNILKPSDGRPVTMPSQDMIIGTYYLTQTPDPDLEVDRDSHGQEVVPAFSSFAEAVMAHDFGRLDVNATCDIRFEEGITAPDGWVPPASWHEGDPITLRTSLGRAIFNTALPETFPYVNYVVDKKALGNIVNTLAESYSRVEVAASLDALKANGFYWSTWSGITVAFADVVSPASKPEILARYEAQAAKIEEQFVDGFLTKKDRHTALINIWTDATAEVAQAMRDNFPARNTVYQMVVSGARGNWDQIRQLAGMRGLVADPKQRLIERPIKSNYREGLSVLEYFIATHGARKGLADTALRTADSGYLTRRLVDVSQDVIVREEDCGTRKGLTKRIFSWRKMHEPSEEEAARGVEAYPVPADPQDEGAFKHPSEILGTTVFGTTLARNAVDAAGNVVIPAGTDLGDEEIRAAIDAGIEEIAVRSVLTCDSTVGTCAACYGRSLATGKRVDIGEAVGIIAAQSIGEPGTQLTMRTFHTGGAAGAADITQGLPRVQELFEARTPKGEAAVAEVAGTLAIEDDDEGKRLVIKREDGEEDVVIPVSRRQRLLVIGGVHVEPGQALTEGPVDPKKILRLRSVGDTQRHLVNEVQEVYRSQGVDIHSKHIEVIVRQMMRRVTVLDPGDTDLLQGDLVDVMTYRAENRRVMAEGGKTASGRTELMGITKASLATDSWLSAASFQETTRVLTEAAMNGKSDPLLGLKENVILGKLIPAGTGLARYSDIEVEPTEEVKTALLTRVVTSQEMFTGDGVPLDDVPYEGEFRTEFPNEFHADFSEEDHRV; via the coding sequence GTGCTCGACGCCAACGTCTTCGATCGCATCCAGCTCGGCCTGGCCACCGCGGAGGACATCAGGTCCTGGTCGCACGGCGAGGTCAAGAAGCCCGAGACCATTAACTACCGCACCCTCAAGCCGGAGAAGGACGGGCTCTTCTGCGAGAAGATCTTCGGTCCCACCCGGGACTGGGAGTGCGCCTGCGGGAAGTACAAGCGGGTGCGCTACAAGGGCATTGTCTGCGAGCGGTGCGGCGTGGAGGTCACCCGCTCCAAGGTGCGTCGTGAGCGCATGGCCCACATTAAGCTGGCCGCCCCGGTGACCCACATCTGGTACTTCAAGGGCGTGCCCTCGCGCCTGGGCTACCTGCTCAACCTGGCGCCCAAGGACCTGGAGAAGGTCATCTACTTCGCCGCCTACATGGTCACCGAGGTGGACGAGGAGGGCCGTCACGACGACCTGCCGAGCCTGCGCGCCGAGCTGGAGGTCAAGAAGAAGCACGTCCAGGAGGCCGGTGAGGCCGACGTCGAGGCCCGCCAGCGCCGCCTGGAGGAGGACCTGGCCGCCTCCGAGGCCGAGGGGGCCGACACCGCCCACCGCGACAAGCTCCGCAAGACCGCCGAGCGTGAGATCGGGGCCCTGCGTCGTAAGAATGCCCGGGTCCTGGAGCACATGGACCGGGTGTGGGACCGCTTCGTGAGCCTCAAGGTCGGTGACCTGGAGGGCGACGAGGTGCTCTACCGGGACATGAAGGCCGACTACGGCATCTACTTCGAGGGCGCCATGGGGGCCGAGGCCATCCAGGCCCGCCTGCGCGCCTTCGACCTGGACAAGGAGGCCGAGTCCCTGGCCGAGATCGTGGCGAGCGGCACCGGCCAGCGCAAGACCCGGGCCATTAAGCGCCTGAAGGTTATTAACGCCTTCCGCCTGACCGGCACCGCCCCGGAGTCCATGGTCCTGGACTCCATCCCGGTCATCCCCCCGGACCTGCGTCCCATGGTCCAGCTCGACGGCGGCCGCTTCGCCACGTCCGACCTCAACGACCTCTACCGTCGTGTCATTAACCGCAACAATCGTCTCAAGCGCCTCATGGAGCTGGAGGCCCCGACGATTATTGTCAACAATGAGAAGCGCATGCTCCAGGACGCCGTGGACGCCCTGTTCGACAACGGCCGGCGCGGCCGGCCCGTGACCGGGGTGGGCAACCGCCCCCTGAAGTCCCTGTCCGACATGCTCAAGGGCAAGCAGGGCCGCTTCCGCCAGAACCTCCTGGGCAAGCGGGTGGACTACTCGGGCCGAAGCGTCATCGTGGTGGGCCCCCAGCTGGCTTTGCACCAGTGCGGCCTGCCCAGCCAGATGGCCCTGGAGCTGTTCAAGCCCTTTGTCATGAAGCGGCTGGTGGAGCTCAAGGAGGCCCAGAACGTCAAGGCCGCCAAGCGCATGGTGGAGCGGGCCAACCCCAAGGTCTGGGACGTCCTGGCCGAGGTCATCCGCGAGCACCCGGTGCTGCTCAACCGCGCCCCCACCCTGCACCGCCTGGGCATCCAGGCCTTTGAGCCCCAGCTCATCGAGGGCAAGGCCATCCAGCTCCACCCCCTGGTGTGCGGCGCCTTCAACGCCGACTTCGACGGCGACCAGATGGCCGTGCACCTGCCCCTGGGCGCCGAGGCGCAGGCCGAGGCCCGCATCCTCATGCTGTCGAGCAACAACATCCTCAAGCCCTCCGACGGGCGGCCCGTGACCATGCCCAGCCAGGACATGATCATCGGCACCTACTACCTCACCCAGACGCCGGACCCCGACCTGGAGGTGGACAGGGACTCCCACGGCCAGGAGGTGGTGCCCGCCTTCTCCTCCTTCGCCGAGGCCGTCATGGCCCACGACTTCGGCCGCCTCGACGTCAACGCCACCTGCGACATCCGCTTCGAGGAGGGCATTACCGCCCCCGACGGCTGGGTGCCCCCCGCCAGCTGGCACGAGGGCGACCCGATCACCCTGCGCACCTCGCTGGGACGGGCCATCTTCAACACAGCGCTGCCCGAGACCTTCCCCTACGTCAACTACGTGGTGGACAAGAAGGCCCTGGGCAATATCGTCAACACGCTGGCGGAGTCCTACTCCCGCGTGGAGGTGGCGGCCTCCCTGGACGCCCTCAAGGCCAACGGCTTCTACTGGTCCACCTGGTCGGGTATCACCGTGGCCTTCGCCGACGTCGTCTCCCCGGCCTCCAAGCCCGAGATCCTCGCCCGCTACGAGGCCCAGGCGGCCAAGATCGAGGAGCAGTTCGTCGACGGCTTCCTGACCAAGAAGGACCGCCACACCGCGCTGATCAACATCTGGACCGATGCTACCGCCGAGGTCGCCCAGGCCATGCGGGACAACTTCCCGGCCCGTAACACCGTCTACCAGATGGTGGTCTCCGGGGCCCGCGGCAACTGGGACCAGATCCGCCAGCTGGCGGGCATGCGCGGCCTGGTGGCCGACCCCAAGCAGCGCCTCATTGAGCGCCCGATCAAGTCCAACTACCGCGAGGGCCTGAGCGTCCTGGAGTACTTCATCGCCACCCACGGGGCCCGCAAGGGCCTGGCGGACACGGCGCTGCGCACCGCCGACTCCGGGTACCTGACCCGCCGCCTGGTGGACGTCTCCCAGGACGTCATTGTGCGCGAGGAGGACTGCGGCACCCGCAAGGGCCTGACCAAGCGCATCTTCTCCTGGCGGAAGATGCACGAGCCCTCCGAGGAGGAGGCGGCCCGGGGCGTCGAGGCCTACCCGGTCCCGGCCGATCCGCAGGACGAGGGCGCCTTCAAGCACCCCAGCGAGATCCTGGGCACCACGGTGTTCGGCACCACGCTGGCCCGCAACGCCGTGGACGCCGCGGGCAACGTGGTCATCCCCGCCGGCACCGACCTGGGCGACGAGGAGATCCGGGCCGCCATCGACGCCGGTATCGAGGAGATCGCCGTGCGCTCGGTGCTGACCTGCGACTCCACCGTGGGCACCTGCGCCGCCTGCTACGGCCGCTCCCTGGCCACCGGCAAGCGGGTGGACATCGGCGAGGCCGTGGGCATTATCGCCGCCCAGTCCATTGGCGAGCCGGGCACGCAGCTGACCATGCGCACCTTCCACACCGGTGGTGCGGCCGGCGCCGCCGACATCACCCAGGGTCTGCCCCGCGTCCAGGAGCTCTTCGAGGCCCGCACCCCCAAGGGCGAGGCTGCCGTGGCCGAGGTCGCCGGCACCCTGGCCATTGAGGACGACGACGAGGGCAAGCGCCTGGTCATTAAGCGTGAGGACGGCGAGGAGGACGTGGTCATCCCCGTCTCGCGCCGCCAGCGCCTGCTGGTGATCGGCGGCGTCCACGTCGAGCCCGGGCAGGCCCTCACCGAGGGGCCGGTGGACCCCAAGAAGATCCTGCGCCTGCGGTCCGTGGGCGACACCCAGCGCCACCTCGTCAACGAGGTCCAGGAGGTCTACCGCTCCCAGGGCGTGGACATCCACTCCAAGCACATTGAGGTCATTGTGCGCCAGATGATGCGCCGCGTGACCGTGTTGGACCCCGGTGACACCGACCTCCTCCAGGGCGACCTGGTGGACGTCATGACCTACCGGGCCGAGAACCGCCGGGTCATGGCCGAGGGCGGCAAGACGGCGTCGGGGCGCACCGAGCTCATGGGGATCACCAAGGCCTCCCTGGCCACGGACTCCTGGCTGAGCGCGGCCTCCTTCCAGGAGACCACGCGGGTGCTCACCGAGGCCGCTATGAACGGCAAGTCCGACCCGCTGCTGGGCCTGAAGGAGAACGTCATCCTGGGCAAGCTCATCCCCGCCGGGACGGGCCTGGCCCGCTACTCCGACATCGAGGTGGAGCCCACCGAGGAGGTCAAGACGGCGCTCCTCACCCGCGTGGTGACCTCCCAGGAGATGTTCACCGGCGATGGGGTGCCCCTGGACGACGTGCCCTACGAGGGGGAGTTCCGGACGGAGTTCCCCAACGAGTTCCACGCCGACTTCTCCGAGGAGGACCACCGGGTCTGA
- a CDS encoding FtsK/SpoIIIE domain-containing protein — protein MSPRSSQRRVIVTGTPVSHAPLPQGAPTPPPGAPRTAPPGPVQPPAQAAPALSATRLAQMRQDAQARTQDVLRRAQVVHDAAADLRARDLEGLDAQATALQQRIEGERRARRAQADQAAQAEWQAASTALRSLVTELAPGVAGSPLDASTQADASTQADPARFLRVGTARLPGQGSPAGTSGTAGPAVSPSPAGPARSPGPARDGAVGEATAESVAALAPFLCRSHWHLSGSTRQAQELVLSALTRVIGQVPLKHLRVLVFDPRVTGVVGPLSPLRAASGTSFPPPVADPGALVAALRQALEATTQNAERIAVAGARDLLDLWRREGEASGVLTVVVLLDHPYCVDDQLSRVLKQVAAMSPASGLHLVVQSDPAYGPPQVPPGPWLALCAQDGCWQVPGLPGSVRVAHDGAPALDAVEHVIRQAVQRSRSVTGPRIPLVELIGDDMERPWTGSSRDSLEAVVGRVGREPLVLSLRTENPPHPNLLIGGAVGQGKSNLLLDIVYSLAVRYPPEELTMLLLDYKRGLEFARFAPDEDGQNWLPHVSVLSLESDQEFGVAVLDYVRQELERRSELFKDAGASSIVAYRRTTGEVMPRMLVIIDEFHVMFEGDDDLVDQAVAITETIAKQGRAYGIHLLLASQTVSGISGLRAKGDSIFAQFPLRMSLKNTAQESEAILSQHNRAAAELTYRGEVVLNRNFGHDPAGSNVRGTAAWAQSEVMAVLQQGLWSRGHAAPPLVFLGAEEARWPTAHLERLRGTGTPSAPRLWLGRPVAVSDAPSVLELDTDVDQGVVLVGSGEELAGAVMGSAVLTALATTPQEASLLVLTGLDQLPGRLEAAVDAWRQAGRGVRVVGRTDVARVLVEEVAPLLADGVPHPMLVVGVGLQRVVGMSRPYQAPATAPADSVGTAVGTVAPADSAAGASLADSAVGASGAAPGPGTAALGPGTTAPGSGDLAAPSPAVDPLGPADTTEPDWDALAAGIDLGAGGWEGTGAGALGLAPEPVTPASVLQRVFTDGGLQQVFALGWWTTLRAMGRDLGQYQRPGVRATVLLRLGLADLRELTGPHTRPLGRGPRVGLLDHASDAEMQVLVPLAAPDASVVAELVGQGARGPGPGAGQDAGGPDQGAGQPSPVGTQRPGGQEDVA, from the coding sequence ATGAGCCCGAGATCCTCCCAACGCCGTGTCATTGTCACCGGGACGCCGGTCTCCCACGCGCCCCTGCCCCAGGGGGCTCCCACCCCGCCCCCCGGTGCCCCGCGCACGGCACCTCCGGGCCCCGTGCAGCCCCCGGCGCAGGCGGCGCCCGCGCTCAGCGCCACCCGCCTGGCCCAGATGCGCCAGGACGCCCAGGCGCGCACCCAGGACGTCCTGCGCCGTGCCCAGGTCGTGCACGACGCCGCCGCCGACCTGCGCGCCCGGGACCTGGAGGGCCTGGACGCCCAGGCCACCGCCCTCCAGCAGCGTATTGAGGGCGAGCGGCGAGCGCGCCGCGCCCAGGCCGACCAGGCGGCGCAGGCCGAGTGGCAGGCCGCGAGCACCGCCCTGCGCTCCCTGGTCACCGAGCTGGCCCCCGGTGTGGCGGGCAGCCCCCTGGACGCCAGCACGCAGGCCGACGCCAGCACGCAGGCCGACCCGGCCCGGTTCCTGCGGGTGGGTACGGCCCGGCTCCCCGGCCAGGGCTCCCCGGCCGGCACGTCTGGCACGGCTGGCCCGGCCGTCTCGCCCAGCCCGGCTGGTCCGGCCCGCTCGCCCGGCCCGGCCCGAGACGGGGCCGTGGGTGAGGCGACCGCGGAGTCGGTGGCGGCCCTGGCCCCGTTCCTGTGCCGCAGCCACTGGCACCTCTCCGGCTCCACCCGCCAGGCCCAGGAGCTGGTGCTCTCCGCCCTGACCCGCGTCATCGGGCAGGTCCCCCTCAAGCACCTGCGTGTCCTCGTCTTCGACCCCCGCGTCACCGGCGTCGTCGGGCCCCTCAGCCCGCTGCGGGCCGCCTCCGGGACGTCCTTCCCGCCCCCCGTGGCCGATCCCGGGGCCCTGGTCGCCGCCCTGCGACAGGCCCTGGAGGCCACCACGCAGAACGCCGAGCGCATTGCCGTGGCCGGTGCCAGGGACCTGCTGGACCTGTGGCGCCGGGAGGGCGAGGCCAGTGGCGTCCTGACCGTCGTGGTGCTCCTGGACCACCCCTACTGCGTGGACGACCAGCTGAGCCGGGTCCTGAAGCAGGTGGCCGCCATGAGCCCGGCATCGGGCCTGCACCTGGTGGTCCAGTCCGACCCCGCCTACGGCCCCCCGCAGGTGCCGCCGGGCCCCTGGCTGGCCCTGTGCGCCCAGGACGGCTGCTGGCAGGTCCCCGGCCTGCCGGGTAGCGTCCGCGTCGCCCACGACGGCGCCCCCGCCCTGGACGCCGTCGAGCACGTCATCCGCCAGGCCGTGCAGCGCAGCCGCAGCGTCACCGGACCCAGGATCCCCCTGGTGGAGCTCATTGGCGACGACATGGAGCGTCCCTGGACGGGCTCCTCGCGCGACAGCCTGGAGGCGGTGGTCGGGCGGGTCGGGCGCGAGCCGCTGGTGCTCTCCCTGCGCACCGAGAACCCACCGCACCCCAACCTCCTCATTGGCGGCGCCGTGGGGCAGGGGAAGTCCAACCTCCTGCTGGACATTGTCTACTCCCTCGCGGTGAGGTACCCGCCCGAGGAGCTCACCATGCTCCTGCTGGACTACAAGCGCGGCCTGGAGTTCGCGCGCTTCGCCCCGGACGAGGACGGGCAGAACTGGCTGCCCCACGTCTCGGTGCTCTCTCTGGAGTCCGACCAGGAGTTCGGCGTCGCGGTCCTGGACTACGTGCGCCAGGAGCTTGAGCGGCGCTCAGAGCTGTTCAAGGACGCCGGGGCCAGCTCCATCGTCGCCTACCGCCGGACCACCGGTGAGGTCATGCCCCGCATGCTGGTCATCATCGACGAGTTCCACGTCATGTTCGAGGGCGACGACGACCTGGTCGACCAGGCGGTGGCGATCACCGAGACCATTGCCAAGCAGGGGCGCGCCTACGGCATCCACCTGCTCCTGGCCTCCCAGACGGTCTCGGGGATATCGGGCCTGCGCGCCAAGGGCGACTCCATCTTCGCCCAGTTCCCCCTGCGTATGTCCCTGAAGAACACGGCCCAGGAGTCCGAGGCCATCCTGTCCCAGCACAACCGCGCCGCCGCCGAGCTGACCTACCGCGGTGAGGTGGTCCTCAACCGCAACTTCGGCCACGACCCGGCGGGATCCAACGTGCGGGGCACCGCCGCCTGGGCCCAGAGCGAGGTCATGGCCGTCCTCCAGCAGGGCCTGTGGTCCCGCGGGCACGCCGCGCCTCCCCTGGTGTTCCTGGGCGCCGAGGAGGCGCGCTGGCCGACGGCGCACCTGGAGCGCCTCCGGGGGACCGGCACGCCGAGCGCGCCCAGGCTGTGGCTGGGGCGCCCCGTGGCGGTCAGTGACGCCCCGAGCGTCCTGGAGCTGGACACCGACGTCGACCAGGGTGTGGTGCTGGTCGGCTCGGGGGAGGAGCTGGCCGGGGCCGTCATGGGCTCGGCGGTCCTGACGGCGCTGGCCACCACGCCGCAGGAGGCATCCCTGCTGGTCCTGACCGGGCTCGACCAGCTCCCCGGGCGCCTGGAGGCCGCCGTGGACGCCTGGCGGCAGGCCGGACGCGGCGTGCGCGTGGTGGGGCGCACCGATGTCGCCCGGGTGCTGGTGGAGGAGGTCGCCCCGCTCCTGGCCGACGGCGTGCCCCACCCGATGCTCGTGGTGGGCGTGGGCCTCCAGCGGGTGGTCGGTATGAGCCGCCCCTACCAGGCGCCCGCCACCGCGCCGGCGGACTCGGTGGGGACCGCGGTGGGAACCGTGGCGCCCGCGGACTCGGCGGCGGGGGCCTCGCTGGCGGACTCGGCGGTGGGGGCCTCAGGCGCCGCGCCGGGGCCGGGGACCGCAGCACTGGGGCCGGGGACTACGGCACCGGGGAGCGGGGACCTGGCGGCGCCGTCGCCCGCGGTGGACCCCCTGGGGCCGGCGGACACCACGGAGCCGGACTGGGACGCCCTGGCGGCCGGGATCGACCTGGGCGCCGGCGGCTGGGAGGGCACGGGGGCGGGCGCCCTCGGGCTGGCGCCGGAGCCGGTGACACCGGCCTCGGTGCTCCAGCGGGTGTTCACCGACGGCGGCCTCCAGCAGGTGTTCGCCCTCGGGTGGTGGACGACCCTGCGCGCCATGGGACGTGACCTGGGCCAGTACCAGCGTCCCGGGGTCCGCGCCACGGTCCTGCTGCGTCTGGGCCTGGCCGACCTGCGCGAGCTCACCGGCCCGCACACCAGGCCCCTGGGCCGCGGGCCGCGGGTCGGGCTGCTGGACCACGCCAGTGACGCCGAGATGCAGGTCCTGGTGCCCCTGGCGGCACCGGACGCCTCGGTGGTGGCGGAGCTCGTCGGACAGGGCGCCCGAGGACCGGGCCCGGGTGCCGGCCAGGACGCCGGGGGACCGGACCAGGGTGCCGGGCAGCCCTCCCCGGTCGGTACCCAGCGCCCCGGCGGGCAGGAGGACGTGGCATGA